A single region of the Kryptolebias marmoratus isolate JLee-2015 linkage group LG10, ASM164957v2, whole genome shotgun sequence genome encodes:
- the si:dkey-33c12.4 gene encoding RNA polymerase II-associated protein 3 isoform X1: MSRKKAIVKAGGPPVPRIRENSRLMRTHESMLDFISGRNSAGSVLDALAPALFGLRYPESLEDDLIYTDDDNDDDNEYYPYCATKKHLEPHPQIKQLTDEEADKIAKELIEEEERRKGKTERNKRKKQRKKEKKRLEKENSPKENLLEVEKDKSDSSEDQDQKPISASNSEEIKCSKANQSQTASEVAAWKKHESTTDKDLIRVMKKDEDHQRGLSLNNSVTEEKCNQRFPNENNEDKTKVQKLEEEKPEVPEEPDFQKQGDEASEKKTVNPAVEEFAKRSIELACVGNRLAASGQYEMAASCFTDAIKYNPTEFKLFGNRSLCYERLQQYENALRDADVALSMEPNWIKGLFRKGKALCGLKRYYEASLIYKDVLKLENTSAEATQELKRAQTLHLMEMGFSWAQSLEALKTHATLEEAVEALFASDSSPGPKGAGAIWDNTKVQEWDDGDDSDEGEWIVQQLTRPRMQQSKDLDSLGQTRSESYSLTPHSSISRKPELFSVWVGTLAPTMTYLKLHELFSRAGTVCSIKMLLEQQCAFVNYTRKEDCERAIQCIDGMVVEGAPLTVRYPHKFHTGLSGSNFGATDPSPHPGTCKKECFFWRTIGCTREDCTFRHVPEHKNLDKDKFTSRLGYLSHVGDHK; this comes from the exons gAATCAATGTTGGATTTCATAAGTGGACGCAATTCTGCGGGTTCGGTCCTCGATGCACTTGCGCCTGCTCTCTTTG GTTTACGATATCCGGAGTCCTTGGAGGATGACCTTATCTATAcagatgatgataatgatgatgacaaTGAATATTATCCTTATTGTGCtactaaaaaacatttagaaccacatccacaaataaaacaactcacTGATGAG GAGGCCGATAAAATTGCCAAGGAACtgatagaagaagaagaacggcGTAAGggcaaaactgaaagaaacaagCGTAAAAAACAG cgtaaaaaagaaaaaaagcgtcttgaaaaagaaaactctccTAAAGAAAATTTACTT GAGGTGGAGAAAGACAAGTCTGACTCCTCTGAGGATCAGGACCAGAAACCAATAAGTGCTAGTAATTCAGAAGAAATCAAATGTTCTAAAGCCAATCAGTCCCAAACAGCATCTGAGGTGGCTGCATGGAAGAAGCACGAGAGCACTACAGACAAAGATCTGATCAGGGTGATGAAGAAAGATGAAGATCACCAAAGG GGTTTGAGTTTAAATAATTCAGTCACTGAGGAAAAGTGTAACCAAAGGTTTccaaatgaaaataatgaaGACAAAACCAAAGTTCAGAAGCTTGAGGAAGAAAAGCCAGAGGTTCCCGAGGAACCTGACTTTCAAAAACAAGGAGATGAAGCCAGTGAAAAG aaaaccGTGAATCCTGCTGTGGAGGAGTTTGCAAAAAGAAGCATTGAGCTTGCTT GTGTGGGGAACCGTTTGGCTGCCTCTGGACAGTATGAGATGGCAGCGAGTTGCTTTACTGATGCCATTAAATACAACCCAACAGAATTTAA GTTATTTGGAAATCGCTCCCTCTGCTATGAAAGGCTTCAGCAGTATGAAAACGCTCTTAGGGATGCTGATGTTGCACTTTCCATGGAACCAAACTGGATAAAGGGTTTATTTCGAAAAGGGAAAGCTCTCTGTGGCCTCAAG AGGTACTATGAAGCCTCGCTCATCTACAAGGACGTGTTGAAGCTGGAAAACACGAGTGCTGAAGCTACTCAGGAGCTAAAACGAGCACAGACGTTGCACCTTATG GAAATGGGTTTTTCCTGGGCGCAGAGCTTGGAGGCTCTGAAAACTCATGCAACGTTAGAGGAAGCAGTGGAAGCTCTGTTTGCCAGTGACAGCAGCCCAGGTCCTAAAG GTGCTGGAGCCATCTGGGATAATACCAAAGTGCAGGAATGGGATGATGGTGATGATAGTGATGAGGGAGAGTGGATTGTTCAACAATTAACCCGTCCTCGAATGCAGCAGAGCAAAGATTTGGATTCTTTAGGCCAAACCAGATCAGAATCTTACTCACTGACACCACATTCCAGCATTTCTAGGAAACC ggagctgttttctgtttgggttgGAACATTAGCCCCTACTATGACCTACCTTAAACTTCACGAGCTCTTCAGCAG AGCTGGGACAGTTTGCAGCATTAAGATGTTGCTTGAGCAGCAGTGTGCATTTGTGAACTACACCCGAAAAGAAGACTGTGAGAGAGCCATCCAGTGCATTGAT GGAATGGTAGTGGAGGGAGCTCCACTGACAGTACGATATCCACATAAATTTCACACTGGACTCAGTGGATCCAACTTTGGTGCCACTGACCCCAGTCCACATCCTGG CACATGCAAGAAGGAATGCTTTTTCTGGAGGACAATAGGCTGCACAAGGGAGGACTGCACCTTCAGACATGTCCCGGAACACAAAAACCTCGACAAAGACAAGTTCACCAGCAGGCTGGGATATTTATCACATGTAGGAGATCATAAATAA
- the si:dkey-33c12.4 gene encoding RNA polymerase II-associated protein 3 isoform X2 produces the protein MSRKKAIVKGGPPVPRIRENSRLMRTHESMLDFISGRNSAGSVLDALAPALFGLRYPESLEDDLIYTDDDNDDDNEYYPYCATKKHLEPHPQIKQLTDEEADKIAKELIEEEERRKGKTERNKRKKQRKKEKKRLEKENSPKENLLEVEKDKSDSSEDQDQKPISASNSEEIKCSKANQSQTASEVAAWKKHESTTDKDLIRVMKKDEDHQRGLSLNNSVTEEKCNQRFPNENNEDKTKVQKLEEEKPEVPEEPDFQKQGDEASEKKTVNPAVEEFAKRSIELACVGNRLAASGQYEMAASCFTDAIKYNPTEFKLFGNRSLCYERLQQYENALRDADVALSMEPNWIKGLFRKGKALCGLKRYYEASLIYKDVLKLENTSAEATQELKRAQTLHLMEMGFSWAQSLEALKTHATLEEAVEALFASDSSPGPKGAGAIWDNTKVQEWDDGDDSDEGEWIVQQLTRPRMQQSKDLDSLGQTRSESYSLTPHSSISRKPELFSVWVGTLAPTMTYLKLHELFSRAGTVCSIKMLLEQQCAFVNYTRKEDCERAIQCIDGMVVEGAPLTVRYPHKFHTGLSGSNFGATDPSPHPGTCKKECFFWRTIGCTREDCTFRHVPEHKNLDKDKFTSRLGYLSHVGDHK, from the exons gAATCAATGTTGGATTTCATAAGTGGACGCAATTCTGCGGGTTCGGTCCTCGATGCACTTGCGCCTGCTCTCTTTG GTTTACGATATCCGGAGTCCTTGGAGGATGACCTTATCTATAcagatgatgataatgatgatgacaaTGAATATTATCCTTATTGTGCtactaaaaaacatttagaaccacatccacaaataaaacaactcacTGATGAG GAGGCCGATAAAATTGCCAAGGAACtgatagaagaagaagaacggcGTAAGggcaaaactgaaagaaacaagCGTAAAAAACAG cgtaaaaaagaaaaaaagcgtcttgaaaaagaaaactctccTAAAGAAAATTTACTT GAGGTGGAGAAAGACAAGTCTGACTCCTCTGAGGATCAGGACCAGAAACCAATAAGTGCTAGTAATTCAGAAGAAATCAAATGTTCTAAAGCCAATCAGTCCCAAACAGCATCTGAGGTGGCTGCATGGAAGAAGCACGAGAGCACTACAGACAAAGATCTGATCAGGGTGATGAAGAAAGATGAAGATCACCAAAGG GGTTTGAGTTTAAATAATTCAGTCACTGAGGAAAAGTGTAACCAAAGGTTTccaaatgaaaataatgaaGACAAAACCAAAGTTCAGAAGCTTGAGGAAGAAAAGCCAGAGGTTCCCGAGGAACCTGACTTTCAAAAACAAGGAGATGAAGCCAGTGAAAAG aaaaccGTGAATCCTGCTGTGGAGGAGTTTGCAAAAAGAAGCATTGAGCTTGCTT GTGTGGGGAACCGTTTGGCTGCCTCTGGACAGTATGAGATGGCAGCGAGTTGCTTTACTGATGCCATTAAATACAACCCAACAGAATTTAA GTTATTTGGAAATCGCTCCCTCTGCTATGAAAGGCTTCAGCAGTATGAAAACGCTCTTAGGGATGCTGATGTTGCACTTTCCATGGAACCAAACTGGATAAAGGGTTTATTTCGAAAAGGGAAAGCTCTCTGTGGCCTCAAG AGGTACTATGAAGCCTCGCTCATCTACAAGGACGTGTTGAAGCTGGAAAACACGAGTGCTGAAGCTACTCAGGAGCTAAAACGAGCACAGACGTTGCACCTTATG GAAATGGGTTTTTCCTGGGCGCAGAGCTTGGAGGCTCTGAAAACTCATGCAACGTTAGAGGAAGCAGTGGAAGCTCTGTTTGCCAGTGACAGCAGCCCAGGTCCTAAAG GTGCTGGAGCCATCTGGGATAATACCAAAGTGCAGGAATGGGATGATGGTGATGATAGTGATGAGGGAGAGTGGATTGTTCAACAATTAACCCGTCCTCGAATGCAGCAGAGCAAAGATTTGGATTCTTTAGGCCAAACCAGATCAGAATCTTACTCACTGACACCACATTCCAGCATTTCTAGGAAACC ggagctgttttctgtttgggttgGAACATTAGCCCCTACTATGACCTACCTTAAACTTCACGAGCTCTTCAGCAG AGCTGGGACAGTTTGCAGCATTAAGATGTTGCTTGAGCAGCAGTGTGCATTTGTGAACTACACCCGAAAAGAAGACTGTGAGAGAGCCATCCAGTGCATTGAT GGAATGGTAGTGGAGGGAGCTCCACTGACAGTACGATATCCACATAAATTTCACACTGGACTCAGTGGATCCAACTTTGGTGCCACTGACCCCAGTCCACATCCTGG CACATGCAAGAAGGAATGCTTTTTCTGGAGGACAATAGGCTGCACAAGGGAGGACTGCACCTTCAGACATGTCCCGGAACACAAAAACCTCGACAAAGACAAGTTCACCAGCAGGCTGGGATATTTATCACATGTAGGAGATCATAAATAA
- the si:dkey-33c12.4 gene encoding RNA polymerase II-associated protein 3 isoform X3, protein MRTHESMLDFISGRNSAGSVLDALAPALFGLRYPESLEDDLIYTDDDNDDDNEYYPYCATKKHLEPHPQIKQLTDEEADKIAKELIEEEERRKGKTERNKRKKQRKKEKKRLEKENSPKENLLEVEKDKSDSSEDQDQKPISASNSEEIKCSKANQSQTASEVAAWKKHESTTDKDLIRVMKKDEDHQRGLSLNNSVTEEKCNQRFPNENNEDKTKVQKLEEEKPEVPEEPDFQKQGDEASEKKTVNPAVEEFAKRSIELACVGNRLAASGQYEMAASCFTDAIKYNPTEFKLFGNRSLCYERLQQYENALRDADVALSMEPNWIKGLFRKGKALCGLKRYYEASLIYKDVLKLENTSAEATQELKRAQTLHLMEMGFSWAQSLEALKTHATLEEAVEALFASDSSPGPKGAGAIWDNTKVQEWDDGDDSDEGEWIVQQLTRPRMQQSKDLDSLGQTRSESYSLTPHSSISRKPELFSVWVGTLAPTMTYLKLHELFSRAGTVCSIKMLLEQQCAFVNYTRKEDCERAIQCIDGMVVEGAPLTVRYPHKFHTGLSGSNFGATDPSPHPGTCKKECFFWRTIGCTREDCTFRHVPEHKNLDKDKFTSRLGYLSHVGDHK, encoded by the exons gAATCAATGTTGGATTTCATAAGTGGACGCAATTCTGCGGGTTCGGTCCTCGATGCACTTGCGCCTGCTCTCTTTG GTTTACGATATCCGGAGTCCTTGGAGGATGACCTTATCTATAcagatgatgataatgatgatgacaaTGAATATTATCCTTATTGTGCtactaaaaaacatttagaaccacatccacaaataaaacaactcacTGATGAG GAGGCCGATAAAATTGCCAAGGAACtgatagaagaagaagaacggcGTAAGggcaaaactgaaagaaacaagCGTAAAAAACAG cgtaaaaaagaaaaaaagcgtcttgaaaaagaaaactctccTAAAGAAAATTTACTT GAGGTGGAGAAAGACAAGTCTGACTCCTCTGAGGATCAGGACCAGAAACCAATAAGTGCTAGTAATTCAGAAGAAATCAAATGTTCTAAAGCCAATCAGTCCCAAACAGCATCTGAGGTGGCTGCATGGAAGAAGCACGAGAGCACTACAGACAAAGATCTGATCAGGGTGATGAAGAAAGATGAAGATCACCAAAGG GGTTTGAGTTTAAATAATTCAGTCACTGAGGAAAAGTGTAACCAAAGGTTTccaaatgaaaataatgaaGACAAAACCAAAGTTCAGAAGCTTGAGGAAGAAAAGCCAGAGGTTCCCGAGGAACCTGACTTTCAAAAACAAGGAGATGAAGCCAGTGAAAAG aaaaccGTGAATCCTGCTGTGGAGGAGTTTGCAAAAAGAAGCATTGAGCTTGCTT GTGTGGGGAACCGTTTGGCTGCCTCTGGACAGTATGAGATGGCAGCGAGTTGCTTTACTGATGCCATTAAATACAACCCAACAGAATTTAA GTTATTTGGAAATCGCTCCCTCTGCTATGAAAGGCTTCAGCAGTATGAAAACGCTCTTAGGGATGCTGATGTTGCACTTTCCATGGAACCAAACTGGATAAAGGGTTTATTTCGAAAAGGGAAAGCTCTCTGTGGCCTCAAG AGGTACTATGAAGCCTCGCTCATCTACAAGGACGTGTTGAAGCTGGAAAACACGAGTGCTGAAGCTACTCAGGAGCTAAAACGAGCACAGACGTTGCACCTTATG GAAATGGGTTTTTCCTGGGCGCAGAGCTTGGAGGCTCTGAAAACTCATGCAACGTTAGAGGAAGCAGTGGAAGCTCTGTTTGCCAGTGACAGCAGCCCAGGTCCTAAAG GTGCTGGAGCCATCTGGGATAATACCAAAGTGCAGGAATGGGATGATGGTGATGATAGTGATGAGGGAGAGTGGATTGTTCAACAATTAACCCGTCCTCGAATGCAGCAGAGCAAAGATTTGGATTCTTTAGGCCAAACCAGATCAGAATCTTACTCACTGACACCACATTCCAGCATTTCTAGGAAACC ggagctgttttctgtttgggttgGAACATTAGCCCCTACTATGACCTACCTTAAACTTCACGAGCTCTTCAGCAG AGCTGGGACAGTTTGCAGCATTAAGATGTTGCTTGAGCAGCAGTGTGCATTTGTGAACTACACCCGAAAAGAAGACTGTGAGAGAGCCATCCAGTGCATTGAT GGAATGGTAGTGGAGGGAGCTCCACTGACAGTACGATATCCACATAAATTTCACACTGGACTCAGTGGATCCAACTTTGGTGCCACTGACCCCAGTCCACATCCTGG CACATGCAAGAAGGAATGCTTTTTCTGGAGGACAATAGGCTGCACAAGGGAGGACTGCACCTTCAGACATGTCCCGGAACACAAAAACCTCGACAAAGACAAGTTCACCAGCAGGCTGGGATATTTATCACATGTAGGAGATCATAAATAA